The Pseudomonas sp. MH9.2 genomic interval GCTGGTTGTGGCTGCTGGTGAGACTGAACCGCCTGCGCGTACCGGGCGCAACAGGTAACCCGAAACTCACCGTGGCGCTCGCCGTGTTCAGCGGTCTGTGTTTTATCGCGATTGCCGGGTTGATGGGCGCCAAGCCGGTCTGACCGATGACCCGTTAAGGTCCTTCGGACCTTATTCGCAGGCCTGACCGCGAAGGGTCGCAATGAGGGTCACTTACGCAGCGTAATCACCGGCCAGCCGCGACGTTTGGCTTCGGCGCGCAGTTGTGAGTCGGGGTCGACCGCTACCGGGTTGGCGACTTGCTCCAGCAGTGGCAGATCGTTCATCGAGTCGCTGTAGAAATAGCTGTCGTCCAGGTTCAAGCCGGTTTCCTCAAGCCAGAGGTTCAGGCGCGTCACTTTGCCTTCACGAAAGCAGGGTATATGGATGGTGCGGCCGCTGTAGCGCCCGTCGATGATTTCGCATTCGGTGGCAAGCAGGGTATCCACACCGAGGCGCGTCACTATCGGTGCCGTAACAAATCGGTTGGTGGCGGTGATGATCACCAGTTTGTCGCCTGCTTCACGGTGTTTG includes:
- a CDS encoding HAD family hydrolase → MRLALFDLDNTLLGGDSDHAWGDYLCERGILDAIAYKARNDAFYQDYLAGTLNLNDYLNFSLEILGRTEMAQLDQWHREFMRDCIEPIILPKAEALLAKHREAGDKLVIITATNRFVTAPIVTRLGVDTLLATECEIIDGRYSGRTIHIPCFREGKVTRLNLWLEETGLNLDDSYFYSDSMNDLPLLEQVANPVAVDPDSQLRAEAKRRGWPVITLRK